In Duganella zoogloeoides, a single genomic region encodes these proteins:
- a CDS encoding arginine N-succinyltransferase: MYVVRPVELADIGALEALAAVPMPGVHTLPKTREKILAMIEGSIASFAAQVDIASEESYLLVLENLADGAIAGTAAIFAAAGSNGTYFSFRNDVIQQVSRDLNISHSVHALTLCSELTGYSQLSSFYVGEREQGTAEAALLSRARLMFAVLAPHRFSDRFFVPLAGVTDANGGSPFWDALGRKFFQMDFLDAERVIGGARNRTLIVELMPHYPVYVPLLPGDAQAAMGQIHPSGELAFNLLTAEGFEADDYIDIFDGGPILQAHKNSLRTFTGALQRRAAVAPELRDRGREPQVRYAISSGFEHNFRAVIADCAALEAQVTVALPAEVLDTLNIADGDTVICVRI; encoded by the coding sequence ATGTATGTAGTCCGTCCGGTCGAACTAGCGGATATCGGCGCCCTCGAGGCGCTGGCCGCAGTACCCATGCCGGGAGTGCATACCCTGCCCAAGACACGCGAGAAAATCCTCGCCATGATCGAGGGTTCGATCGCTTCCTTTGCCGCGCAGGTCGATATCGCCAGCGAGGAATCGTACCTGCTGGTGCTGGAAAACCTGGCCGATGGCGCCATTGCCGGCACCGCCGCCATCTTTGCCGCTGCCGGGTCCAACGGCACCTATTTTTCGTTCCGCAACGACGTCATCCAGCAAGTCTCGCGCGACCTCAATATCAGCCACAGCGTGCATGCGCTCACCTTGTGCTCGGAGCTCACCGGCTACTCGCAGCTGTCGAGCTTTTACGTGGGCGAGCGCGAACAGGGCACGGCTGAAGCGGCGCTGCTGTCGCGCGCTCGGCTGATGTTTGCCGTGCTGGCGCCGCACCGCTTTTCCGACCGCTTCTTCGTGCCGCTGGCCGGCGTTACCGATGCCAATGGCGGTTCGCCGTTCTGGGATGCGCTGGGCCGCAAGTTCTTCCAGATGGATTTTCTCGATGCCGAACGCGTGATCGGTGGCGCCCGCAACCGCACCCTGATCGTGGAACTGATGCCGCACTATCCGGTATACGTGCCGCTGCTGCCGGGCGACGCCCAGGCCGCCATGGGCCAGATCCATCCGTCGGGCGAACTGGCGTTCAATCTGCTCACGGCCGAAGGTTTCGAGGCCGACGACTATATCGACATTTTCGATGGCGGTCCGATCTTGCAGGCCCATAAAAATTCGCTGCGCACCTTCACCGGCGCGCTGCAACGGCGCGCCGCCGTGGCGCCGGAATTGCGCGATCGCGGCCGCGAACCGCAGGTGCGCTACGCCATTTCGTCCGGCTTTGAGCACAACTTCCGCGCCGTCATCGCCGACTGCGCCGCGCTCGAAGCGCAGGTAACCGTGGCCTTGCCGGCAGAGGTGCTGGACACGCTGAACATCGCGGACGGCGACACCGTCATCTGCGTCCGAATCTGA
- the astA gene encoding arginine N-succinyltransferase: MLVVRAIQADDLDALYVMATQVGSGMTTLKPDMKMMGDRLAIAVASFAETIAPEKRDYMFVMEDTDTGRLAGVCAIKGAVGLNEPFYNYRIGTLVHSSREIDVFTRMETLYLSNDLTGSTELCSLFLHPDYRTGNNGKLLSKSRFLFIAQFPHLFTEKLIAEMRGYQEENGRSPFYEGLGRHFFKMDFDHVDALTAVGKKSFIAELMPRQPLYVAYLPDDAQEVIGKVHTSTAPARRLLEQEGLYFEGYVDIFDAGPVLQARVSELRAMRDSVLAHVGTTVAPDAACATVADPEPLLVSNTTLHDFRMILSQTAPVNGAVALSAAEQDALRCADGDAVRTLSLNPRKNPHV, encoded by the coding sequence ATGCTAGTAGTACGCGCCATCCAAGCCGACGACCTCGACGCCCTGTACGTGATGGCCACGCAGGTCGGCAGCGGCATGACCACCTTGAAGCCCGACATGAAGATGATGGGCGACCGATTGGCGATCGCGGTCGCCTCGTTTGCCGAAACCATCGCGCCCGAAAAGCGCGACTACATGTTCGTGATGGAAGATACCGACACGGGCCGCCTGGCCGGCGTGTGCGCCATCAAGGGTGCGGTGGGCCTGAACGAGCCGTTTTATAACTACCGCATCGGCACCCTGGTGCACTCGAGCCGCGAGATCGACGTGTTCACGCGCATGGAAACGCTGTACCTGTCGAACGATCTCACCGGCAGCACCGAACTGTGCTCGCTGTTCCTGCACCCCGACTACCGCACCGGCAACAACGGCAAGCTGCTGTCGAAAAGCCGCTTCCTGTTCATCGCCCAGTTCCCGCACCTGTTTACCGAAAAGCTGATCGCCGAAATGCGCGGTTACCAGGAAGAAAACGGCCGCTCGCCGTTCTACGAAGGGCTGGGTCGCCACTTCTTCAAGATGGACTTCGACCATGTCGATGCGCTCACCGCAGTCGGCAAAAAATCGTTCATCGCCGAGCTGATGCCGCGCCAGCCTTTGTATGTGGCCTACCTGCCGGACGATGCGCAAGAGGTGATCGGCAAGGTCCACACGTCCACCGCGCCGGCGCGCCGGCTGCTGGAACAGGAGGGCCTGTATTTCGAAGGCTACGTCGATATTTTCGACGCCGGCCCGGTGCTGCAGGCGCGCGTGTCCGAATTGCGCGCCATGCGCGACAGCGTGCTGGCGCATGTCGGTACCACGGTGGCGCCCGATGCCGCGTGCGCCACCGTGGCCGACCCGGAGCCGCTGCTGGTATCGAACACCACGCTCCACGATTTCCGCATGATCCTGTCGCAGACCGCGCCAGTGAACGGCGCCGTGGCGCTGTCGGCAGCGGAGCAGGACGCCCTGCGCTGCGCCGACGGCGACGCCGTGCGCACCCTGTCGCTCAATCCGAGGAAGAATCCCCATGTTTAA
- the astD gene encoding succinylglutamate-semialdehyde dehydrogenase, protein MFNTVNNPLSNVLSNFVNGQWSVGGGAELVTVDPSNGQQTWASRESTPQDVNAACTAAQAAFEAWALTPLEERIAVCLRFRDLLKQDAEELALLIAEEVGKPLWEARTEVTTMANKIDVSVQAYNARTGLTQNKVADGEAVLRHRPHGVFGVFGPYNFPGHLPNGHIVPALIAGNTVVFKPSEYAPRTAIKTVQLWEQAGLPAGVINLVNGGRETGIALGQNPQLDGVLFTGSCPTGTALHKQFGGQPGKMLALEMGGNNPLVIWDANDIDAAVFMAVSSAFISAGQRCTCARRLIVQQGPAGDALIARLVDVASRLTVGASNAEPAPFMGPVVSSAIAKRLVQAQEDMVAKGGVSLLAMRHLDENTGFVTAGIVDVTDAEDIPDEEWFGPLLQVIRVADFDAAIRTANATEFGLASALISNDENLWKIFQVRARAGIVNWNRPTTGAASTAPFGGVGKSGNHRPSAYYASDYCAYPVASIENPALELPAKLSPGMHF, encoded by the coding sequence ATGTTTAATACCGTGAACAACCCCCTGAGCAATGTCCTGAGCAACTTCGTCAACGGCCAGTGGTCGGTGGGCGGCGGCGCCGAACTGGTCACCGTCGATCCATCGAACGGCCAGCAAACCTGGGCCAGCCGCGAATCGACGCCCCAGGATGTCAATGCGGCCTGCACCGCTGCGCAAGCCGCATTCGAAGCATGGGCGTTGACACCGCTGGAAGAACGCATCGCGGTATGCCTGCGCTTCCGCGACCTGTTGAAACAGGATGCGGAAGAACTGGCGCTCTTGATCGCCGAGGAAGTGGGCAAACCGTTGTGGGAAGCGCGCACCGAGGTGACCACCATGGCCAACAAGATCGACGTCTCGGTGCAGGCCTATAACGCCCGCACCGGCCTCACGCAGAACAAGGTGGCCGATGGCGAGGCGGTGCTGCGGCACCGCCCGCACGGCGTGTTCGGCGTGTTCGGACCGTACAACTTCCCCGGCCACCTGCCCAACGGCCATATCGTGCCGGCGCTCATCGCCGGCAATACCGTGGTCTTCAAGCCGAGCGAATACGCGCCGCGCACGGCGATCAAGACCGTGCAGCTGTGGGAGCAGGCCGGCTTGCCGGCCGGCGTGATCAACCTGGTCAACGGCGGCCGCGAGACCGGCATCGCGCTGGGCCAGAATCCGCAGCTCGACGGCGTGCTGTTTACCGGCAGCTGCCCCACCGGCACCGCGCTGCACAAGCAGTTCGGCGGCCAGCCGGGCAAGATGCTGGCGCTGGAAATGGGCGGCAACAATCCGCTGGTGATCTGGGATGCGAACGATATCGATGCTGCCGTGTTCATGGCCGTGTCGTCGGCGTTCATCTCGGCCGGCCAGCGCTGCACCTGCGCGCGCCGCCTGATCGTCCAGCAGGGGCCTGCCGGCGACGCACTGATTGCCCGCCTGGTGGACGTGGCCAGCCGCCTGACGGTGGGCGCCTCGAACGCGGAACCGGCGCCGTTCATGGGCCCCGTCGTCTCCTCTGCGATTGCCAAACGGCTGGTGCAGGCGCAGGAAGACATGGTCGCCAAGGGCGGCGTGAGCCTGCTCGCCATGCGCCACCTCGACGAGAACACCGGCTTCGTCACGGCCGGCATCGTCGATGTGACCGATGCCGAGGACATCCCCGACGAAGAGTGGTTCGGCCCCCTGCTGCAGGTGATCCGCGTGGCCGATTTCGACGCGGCCATCCGCACCGCCAACGCCACCGAATTCGGCCTGGCCTCGGCGCTGATCTCGAACGACGAAAACCTGTGGAAGATTTTTCAGGTGCGCGCGCGCGCCGGCATCGTCAACTGGAACCGTCCGACCACGGGCGCCGCCAGCACCGCGCCGTTCGGAGGCGTGGGCAAGTCCGGCAACCATCGCCCGAGCGCCTATTACGCTTCCGACTACTGCGCGTACCCGGTTGCCTCGATCGAAAACCCCGCACTGGAACTGCCGGCCAAGCTGTCGCCCGGCATGCACTTCTAA